One Brachyspira pilosicoli P43/6/78 genomic window carries:
- a CDS encoding glycosyltransferase, whose product MVSIIITTRNSESFIADCINAVKNSNYKDTEIILVDNNSTDRTVEIAKELGAKTFIKGPERSAQRNYGAEMSSGEIIGFLDVDMTLSENVITECLEVFNSNKNIQALYIPEKIFGNSFFNRVRSFERSFYDATVIDAVRFFRKEAFIKIGGFDSNLNGTEDWDIDRRIKQIGDVDIIKSPLYHHENHTLKQYIVKKSYYASNFNNYFDKWGYDETTKKQFGLFYRYFGVYIEKGKWKKLLLHPIYTTSMYFLRFLIGIVYILSKFNISKKENVYKNKNQ is encoded by the coding sequence ATGGTAAGCATAATCATCACAACAAGAAACTCTGAAAGCTTTATTGCTGATTGCATAAATGCTGTAAAAAACTCTAATTATAAAGATACAGAAATAATATTAGTAGACAACAACTCAACTGACAGAACCGTAGAAATAGCAAAAGAATTAGGAGCTAAAACTTTTATTAAAGGCCCTGAACGCTCTGCTCAAAGAAACTATGGAGCTGAAATGTCAAGCGGTGAAATAATAGGATTTTTAGATGTTGATATGACTCTCTCAGAAAATGTTATAACAGAATGCTTGGAAGTTTTTAATAGCAATAAAAATATTCAAGCATTATATATACCAGAGAAAATATTTGGAAATAGTTTTTTTAATAGAGTGAGAAGTTTTGAACGCTCTTTTTATGATGCCACTGTAATAGATGCTGTTCGTTTTTTTAGAAAAGAAGCATTCATAAAAATAGGAGGTTTCGATTCAAATTTAAACGGCACAGAAGATTGGGATATTGACAGACGCATAAAACAAATAGGAGATGTTGATATAATAAAATCTCCTCTATATCATCATGAAAATCATACACTCAAACAATATATAGTAAAAAAAAGCTACTACGCTTCAAACTTTAATAATTACTTTGATAAATGGGGATATGATGAAACTACCAAAAAACAATTTGGATTATTTTATCGCTATTTTGGTGTATATATAGAAAAAGGCAAATGGAAAAAATTACTACTTCACCCTATTTATACAACATCTATGTATTTTTTGAGATTTCTAATTGGAATAGTTTATATATTATCAAAATTTAATATTTCAAAAAAAGAAAATGTTTATAAAAATAAAAATCAATAG
- a CDS encoding carboxymuconolactone decarboxylase family protein translates to MARVKFMQYEEAQGKVKEAFDYQLKKSGNVTNMKKALLNDYATYEAFMGWYVSFERLVEVVGKRAAMILAHSVSTTNGCMLCSLFFIRDLKAIGDDPKNLKLDEKEKLLSELGKQMVKDPNGVTDELMNNLKKYFNDSEIVTIVGFAAQMMATNNFNAVLQIDLDESLVGIANEFEKETWRAKNN, encoded by the coding sequence ATGGCAAGAGTGAAGTTTATGCAATATGAAGAAGCTCAAGGCAAAGTAAAAGAGGCTTTTGATTATCAATTAAAAAAAAGCGGTAATGTTACAAACATGAAAAAAGCACTTTTAAATGATTATGCAACATATGAAGCATTTATGGGTTGGTATGTATCTTTTGAAAGATTGGTAGAAGTTGTAGGAAAAAGAGCTGCTATGATACTAGCACATAGTGTTTCTACTACAAATGGCTGTATGCTTTGTTCTTTATTTTTTATAAGAGATTTGAAAGCTATAGGCGATGACCCTAAAAATCTTAAATTAGATGAAAAAGAAAAATTATTATCAGAATTAGGCAAACAAATGGTAAAAGACCCTAATGGTGTAACTGATGAACTTATGAATAACTTAAAAAAATATTTTAATGATTCTGAAATAGTTACTATAGTAGGTTTTGCAGCTCAAATGATGGCTACTAACAATTTTAATGCTGTACTTCAAATAGATTTAGATGAATCATTGGTAGGTATTGCTAATGAATTTGAAAAAGAAACTTGGAGAGCTAAGAATAATTAA
- a CDS encoding SpoIVB peptidase S55 domain-containing protein, translating to MDIMRKIAFIIFVLSFNLLFAQEEEKLPPMPPDNPEVIPMSEIKEGMEGVGYTVIHGTNVEPFKVKVISVLRKMWNGSDAILIQLEGLNLEHSGTVAGMSGSPIYFDGKIAGALAFGWNYSKDPIAGVTPIEEMYKLYNDTNVRPTGSKGGNALQTPLMFSGFNANSFNEYSSKFKEMGFYPMQAGGTVSDTNQSSKFLFGDSVAIVLVDGDLSIAGVGTVSHTDDEKFLLFGHSMWGKGHLRAPVSRAYINHIVASVASSFKIGAAYSNYLGYTVYDGTFGVSGVYGEVPEDTMIPVSLKVEDQNFLNRDFNLRVLNDPTYFSQLLSMAIYEAISSTAGSEEEGVFSISYEIETDYFDEPYKIEERILSYSSKDAFREAINQLVAPIDFFIYNNFNRVAIKSIKLSVKRSNLEYGFINDITLLEPRAVAGETIHLRVGVTPYGKEKTYVDIPVKLPVNLNTDVYSIYAANEYIYAYAQKLFMPSKYKIRSLDDVMKYYNKSYDDKALKVWLYSSSRGVQIGEYSYPTLPMSKYGVMAKDATSDKAAVITDINGNYNMPYSILGLMKIDIIIEGAKKYENR from the coding sequence ATGGACATTATGAGAAAAATAGCATTTATAATTTTTGTATTATCATTTAATTTATTATTCGCACAAGAAGAAGAAAAGCTTCCTCCAATGCCTCCAGATAATCCAGAGGTAATACCTATGAGTGAAATAAAAGAGGGTATGGAAGGAGTAGGCTACACTGTAATACATGGTACAAATGTAGAGCCATTTAAAGTAAAAGTAATATCTGTATTAAGAAAGATGTGGAATGGAAGCGACGCTATACTTATACAGCTAGAGGGGCTTAATTTAGAGCATTCTGGCACTGTTGCGGGAATGAGCGGCTCTCCTATATATTTTGACGGTAAAATAGCAGGTGCTTTAGCTTTTGGCTGGAATTATTCTAAAGACCCTATTGCTGGTGTTACTCCTATAGAAGAGATGTATAAATTATATAATGACACTAATGTAAGACCTACAGGATCAAAGGGAGGAAATGCTTTACAGACTCCTTTAATGTTTTCTGGATTTAATGCTAATTCTTTTAATGAATATTCTTCAAAGTTTAAAGAGATGGGCTTTTACCCTATGCAAGCTGGCGGAACTGTATCAGACACTAATCAAAGCAGTAAGTTTTTATTTGGAGATTCTGTTGCTATAGTTTTGGTTGATGGAGATTTATCTATAGCGGGAGTTGGTACTGTTTCTCATACTGATGATGAGAAGTTTTTGCTTTTTGGTCACTCTATGTGGGGCAAAGGGCATTTGAGAGCTCCTGTTTCAAGGGCTTATATTAATCATATAGTGGCATCTGTTGCTTCTTCTTTTAAGATTGGTGCTGCTTATTCTAATTATTTAGGTTATACTGTTTATGACGGTACTTTTGGGGTGTCTGGTGTATATGGTGAAGTACCTGAAGATACTATGATACCTGTTAGTCTTAAAGTTGAAGACCAGAACTTTTTAAATAGAGATTTTAATTTAAGAGTATTAAATGACCCTACATATTTTTCACAGCTTCTTTCTATGGCTATATATGAGGCTATTAGTTCTACTGCAGGAAGCGAAGAGGAAGGGGTGTTTAGCATAAGCTATGAGATTGAAACTGATTATTTTGATGAGCCTTATAAAATAGAAGAGAGAATACTTTCTTATTCTTCAAAAGATGCTTTTAGAGAGGCTATTAATCAGCTTGTAGCTCCTATAGATTTCTTTATATACAATAACTTTAATAGGGTAGCTATAAAATCTATTAAATTATCTGTAAAAAGAAGCAATTTGGAATATGGTTTTATTAATGATATTACATTATTAGAGCCTAGAGCTGTTGCAGGAGAGACTATACATTTAAGAGTTGGTGTTACTCCTTACGGCAAAGAAAAAACTTATGTAGATATACCTGTAAAATTGCCTGTTAATCTTAATACTGATGTTTATTCTATATATGCTGCCAATGAATATATATATGCTTATGCACAAAAATTGTTTATGCCGAGTAAATATAAAATTAGAAGTTTAGATGATGTAATGAAATATTATAACAAGTCTTATGATGATAAGGCATTAAAGGTTTGGCTGTATTCATCATCGAGAGGAGTTCAGATAGGGGAGTATTCTTACCCAACGCTTCCTATGTCTAAATATGGTGTAATGGCAAAAGATGCTACATCAGACAAGGCGGCTGTTATTACTGATATAAATGGAAATTATAATATGCCATATTCTATACTTGGTTTAATGAAAATAGATATAATAATTGAAGGGGCTAAAAAATATGAAAATCGCTAA
- a CDS encoding DNA repair helicase XPB — protein MNNNAPIIVQGDGTILLDVSTEHFEEIRNFLLVFAELVKSPEYIHTYRITLVSLWNAASLNYTAQSIIDFLKKYSSYDIPKNIVKQIESSISKYGRIKIIKEDDDKYYLVSDDESIIEEVLHYKAMVKYIKREVNDNKIEIDPIYRGHIKLALINIGYPVEDLAGYKTGEEYHFNLRNKLLSNGEDFSLREYQLNAIEAFYANGRPEGGAGVIALPCGTGKTVVGIAAMSKMQTKTLIIVTGVTACRQWRDEILDKTDIPKEDIGEYNGLNKEIKPITIATYKILTYRKDKESPFVHFELFFKHNWGLIIYDEVHLLPAPIIKLTSEIQSMRRLGLTATLVREDGLEKDVFCLIGPKKFDMPWRELEEKKFIAEAYCYDLRIPLDNEQRADYVVSSDKVKFRIASENILKYEIVKKIIKKLEGKNILIIGQYLNQLNEMKRQTGYTIITGKTPQAERDEIYKKFKSGEIKILIVSKVANLAVDLPDANVLIQISGTFGSRQEEAQRLGRVLRPKKGENKSYFFSVITSDTKEEDFSHKRQLFLTEQGYHYELLDMASFEELTFSK, from the coding sequence TTGAATAATAATGCTCCTATCATAGTTCAGGGCGATGGTACTATTTTATTAGATGTAAGTACAGAGCATTTTGAAGAAATAAGAAATTTTTTGCTTGTATTTGCAGAGCTTGTAAAGAGTCCTGAATATATTCATACATATAGAATTACATTAGTATCATTATGGAATGCTGCTAGTTTGAATTATACAGCTCAGTCTATAATAGATTTTTTAAAGAAATATTCTTCTTATGATATACCAAAAAACATTGTAAAACAAATAGAAAGCAGTATATCAAAATACGGAAGAATAAAAATTATTAAAGAAGATGATGATAAATATTATCTTGTAAGCGATGATGAAAGCATTATAGAAGAAGTATTGCATTATAAGGCAATGGTAAAATATATTAAAAGAGAAGTTAATGACAATAAAATAGAGATAGACCCAATTTACAGAGGTCATATAAAATTAGCTCTTATAAATATAGGATACCCTGTAGAAGATTTAGCTGGTTATAAAACAGGAGAAGAGTATCATTTTAATTTAAGAAACAAGCTTTTATCTAATGGTGAAGATTTTTCTTTGAGAGAGTATCAATTAAATGCGATAGAAGCTTTTTATGCAAATGGGCGTCCTGAGGGTGGGGCTGGTGTTATAGCTTTGCCTTGCGGTACTGGTAAAACTGTTGTAGGAATAGCTGCTATGAGTAAGATGCAGACAAAAACTCTTATAATAGTTACAGGGGTTACAGCTTGCAGACAGTGGAGAGATGAGATATTAGATAAAACAGATATACCAAAAGAAGATATTGGCGAGTATAATGGACTCAACAAAGAAATAAAACCTATAACAATAGCTACATACAAAATACTTACATATAGAAAAGACAAAGAATCTCCTTTTGTGCATTTTGAATTATTTTTTAAGCATAATTGGGGGCTTATAATATATGATGAGGTTCATTTGCTTCCTGCTCCTATAATAAAGCTTACAAGTGAGATTCAGAGTATGAGAAGGCTTGGGCTTACTGCTACTTTAGTGCGCGAGGACGGGCTTGAAAAAGATGTATTTTGTCTTATTGGACCTAAGAAGTTTGATATGCCTTGGAGGGAGCTTGAAGAGAAGAAGTTTATTGCTGAGGCTTATTGTTATGATTTGAGAATACCGCTTGACAATGAGCAGAGGGCTGATTATGTGGTTTCTAGCGATAAAGTGAAGTTTAGAATTGCAAGCGAAAATATACTTAAATACGAAATAGTTAAAAAAATCATCAAAAAACTAGAAGGCAAAAACATACTAATTATAGGGCAGTATTTAAATCAGCTTAATGAGATGAAAAGACAAACTGGATATACAATCATTACAGGTAAAACTCCTCAAGCTGAAAGAGATGAGATTTATAAAAAGTTTAAGTCTGGTGAAATAAAAATACTTATAGTAAGCAAAGTAGCTAATTTGGCAGTTGATTTGCCTGATGCTAATGTATTAATACAGATATCTGGTACTTTTGGTTCTAGACAGGAAGAAGCTCAAAGGTTAGGACGTGTTCTTCGTCCGAAAAAAGGTGAAAATAAAAGCTATTTCTTTTCGGTTATTACAAGCGATACAAAAGAAGAAGATTTCTCTCATAAAAGACAATTATTTCTTACAGAGCAGGGATATCATTATGAGCTTTTGGATATGGCTTCTTTTGAAGAGCTTACTTTTTCAAAATAA